A single genomic interval of Littorina saxatilis isolate snail1 linkage group LG17, US_GU_Lsax_2.0, whole genome shotgun sequence harbors:
- the LOC138953035 gene encoding kanadaptin-like: MAAASGPVETSSGKTVNMDELEPPEPPTQQSTDENRGRENTTDGFKVPELSTDKPKPVSAPKSDTDSQSQSQNSSAPQPIEKKTPVLSPAEQLKQTQGSIPYKEPIWGGIPPESEEFSLEVLKNGTLIENVELGKKPWIVFGRLPSCDVCMEHPSLSRHHAVVQYRDTSEGGHERGWYLFDLDSTHGTWVNKVKVKPNVYRRLHVGHVIKFGGSSRLYVLQGPEEDQEPESEMSVTELKQKTNKLKREAEVLKQAEQAELDEEEERGRQRQKILDARGCGWGIGEDAAEEEPDEENFVSLVPQHEHLYVDDPKKGLKGFYEREGCDLPDYQFTDVGYGKHKCIVELPVDGPNGEVLVAEATVSGKKKDAVIACALEACRLLDMHGMLHASKHESRKKKSKNWEDDDFYDSDEDTFLDRTGTIEKKRLYRMKKSGKDVKVETYESLVPKHDEVQKRIAEIDHLLEQAKAQTEAAANEEEDALDAYMSAIKAGVMDTKTRLSLKRELLSLRTEEQRLRKLVNLAKPADMPELKKLESGAKKATAAAAAVLAGVRKIGVAKGPKKPLPLPVAEPMQMCEGEFTEEVEEDEEDDTKAASLASTSAKPTTQQHTKDTLKDSSSSTEKPLPGKPSESKVSRTEKSERSPEKSGGESPATIPPQAAERPHVVKQKEKKKDIQVRGPALASDVEMQVSAGPKDPAELKPEAPPAAKRKRKMQAPKKVEYDASNPDYAMWMPPQNQSGDGRTSLNEKLGY; encoded by the exons atggcggccgCCAGTGGTCCTGTGGAAACATCGTCGGGAAAAACTGTAAACATGGACGAGTTGGAGCCTCCAGAGCCCCCAACACAACAAAGTACAGATGAAAACCGTGGACGTGAAAATACAACGGATGGTTTCAAAGTACCGGAGTTGAGCACTGATAAACCGAAGCCAGTTTCAGCACCGAAGTCGGATACTgactctcagtctcagtctcagaACAGTTCTGCGCCACAACCAATCGAGAAAAAGACACCGGTCCTCTCCCCAGCCGAGCAGTTGAAACAGACACAAGGATCCATTCCATACAAGGAACCCATCTGGGGTGGAATTCCTCCAGAATCTGAAGAATTCAGCTTGGAGGTGTTGAAAAATGGAACGTTGATCGAAAATGTTGAACTGGGCAAAAAACCGTGGATAGTGTTCGGTCGTCTCCCCAGCTGCGATGTGTGCATGGAGCATCCTTCACTGTCTAGACACCATGCAGTGGTACAGTACAGAGATACGTCAGAGGGTGGACATGAGCGCGGCTGGTATTTGTTTGACTTGGACAGTACACATGGGACTTGGGTAAACAAAGTCAAAGTGAAACCAAATGTCTATCGTCGCTTGCATGTGGGGCATGTCATCAAGTTTGGTGGTAGTTCTCGTCTTTACGTTCTCCAG GGGCCTGAAGAGGATCAGGAGCCAGAGTCAGAGATGAGCGTGACAGAGCTGAAACAGAAGACTAACAAACTGAAGCGAGAGGCTGAGGTTCTAAAACAGGCTGAACAGGCAGAGCTGGATGAAGAAGAGGAGAGAGGGCGTCAGCGACAAAAGATCCTGGATGCAAGAGGATGCGGCTGGGGCATAG GTGAAGATGCAGCAGAAGAAGAGCCCGATGAAGAGAATTTTGTCAGTCTTGTTCCACAACATGAACACCTGTATGTTGACGACCCAAAGAAAGGCTTGAAAGGATTTTATGAGCGAGAAG GTTGTGACCTCCCTGATTATCAGTTCACAGACGTTGGATATGGGAAACACAAGTGTATTGTCGA ACTACCCGTAGACGGTCCTAACGGAGAAGTGCTGGTTGCTGAGGCCACAGTGTCagggaagaagaaggatgcTGTGATAGCCTGTGCTTTGGAGGCCTGTCGACTGCTGGATATGCATGGAATGCTACATGCTTCTAAACATG AGAGCAGAAAGAAGAAGTCTAAGAACTGGGAAGATGACGATTTCTATGACAGCGATGAAGACACATTCCTGGACAGAACTGGAACCATTGAAAAGAAACGTCTCTACCGAATGAAAAAGTCTGGCAAGGACGTCAAAGTGGAGACTTACGAAAGCCTT GTGCCAAAGCATGATGAAGTGCAAAAGCGCATTGCAGAGATTGATCACCTGTTGGAACAAGCCAAAGCTC AAACAGAGGCAGCAGCCAATGAGGAAGAGGATGCGCTGGATGCCTACATGTCAGCCATCAAGGCTGGGGTGATGGACACCAAAACGAGATTGTCGCTGAAGCGAGAACTGCTCTCACTGCGAACAGAGGAGCAGCGGCTTAGAAAACTCGTCAACTTGGCCAAACCTGCCGACATGCCGGAACTGAAAAA ACTTGAGAGTGGGGCCAAGAAGGCtactgcagcagcagcagcagtccTTGCTGGAGTCAGGAAGATTGGAGTTGCCAAGGGACCAAAGAAACCCCTGCCTCTCCCTGTG GCTGAGCCTATGCAGATGTGCGAGGGCGAGTTCACAGAGGAGGTAGAAGAGGACGAGGAAGATGACACAAAAGCAGCATCTCTCGCTAGCACATCCGCTAAACCCACCACCCAGCAACACACAAAAGACACTCTGAAAGATTCATCATCGTCAACAGAGAAACCCCTTCCCGGCAAGCCAAGTGAAAGCAAAGTGTCAAGGACAGAAAAAAGTGAAAGAAGTCCTGAGAAAAGTGGTGGGGAGTCACCTGCAACTATCCCCCCTCAGGCAGCTGAGAGACCACACGTTGttaaacagaaagagaaaaagaaagacatacAAGTCAGAGGGCCAGCCTTGGCATCTGATGTTGAAATGCAGGTGTCTGCTGGGCCAAAGGATCCTGCAGAACTAAAACCTGAG GCTCCCCCAGCTGCCAAGAGGAAGAGGAAAATGCAAGCACCAAAGAAGGTGGAATATGATGCGTCCAACCCAGATTATGCCATGTGGATGCCTCCCCAAA ACCAGTCAGGTGATGGACGAACCAGCCTCAACGAAAAGCTGGGGTACTGA
- the LOC138953037 gene encoding ATP synthase subunit C lysine N-methyltransferase-like produces the protein MASTVKTDSQPEKCDFCEEINRASAPSDPNRPKLTRAGTIILGVSGAFFVGIYALTAPFLLPALRRICLPFVPATTTQVKNVFSALSGRSGSLIDIGSGDGRITLEAAKKGFKAYGVELNTWLVLYSKIAAWRQGLSHSAIFMKQDLWKTNLSTYNNIVIFGVEQMMQQFEDKLSKDLDPSSCVVACRFPLPSWEPVATVGIGVDTVWLYKVNKHKDVDGRDSDSSPV, from the exons ATGGCATCAACAGTTAAAACTGACAGTCAGCCAGAAAAATGTGATTTTTGTGAGGAAATCAACAGAGCCAGTGCCCCATCCGATCCTAACAGACCAAAACTAACCAGAGCTGGAACAATTATTCTGGGTGTCTCTGGTGCGTTTTTTGTGGGAATTTATGCACTGACAGCCCCGTTCTTGTTACCAGCACTACGAAGAATCTGTCTGCCTTTTGTCCCGGCCACGACTACACAAGTAAAAAATGTGTTCTCAGCTTTATCTGGAAGATCAGGGAGTCTTATCGACATTGGAAGCGGGGATGGTAGAATT aCCCTGGAGGCAGCGAAGAAGGGCTTCAAGGCATATGGAGTGGAACTCAACACCTGGTTGGTGCTTTACTCAAAGATAGCAGCATGGCGCCAAGGTCTCAGCCACTCAGCAATCTTCATGAAACAAGATTTATGGAAG ACCAACCTTTCAACCTACAACAACATAGTCATATTTGGAGTCGAGCAGATG ATGCAGCAGTTTGAAGATAAGCTGTCGAAGGACCTCGACCCTTCAAGTTGTGTGGTGGCCTGCCGCTTTCCACTGCCGTCCTGGGAACCTGTGGCTACCGTAGGGATAGGAGTGGACACTGTCTGGCTTTATAAAGTCAACAAACACAAGGATGTGGATGGGAGAGACTCAGATTCTAGCCCAGTTTAG